TCGTTCGGAATATCTTCACCATGCGCAATCAAACTTTCAAGATACAAAGCAATGGCCTCTCTTGCCATTTTGGTGGCATGGTCTATATTTTTGCCATAGGTTACACAACCAGGCAAGGAAGGAACAATAACCGTATATCCGCCTTCCGGCTCTTTTCTAAGCAATATTCGATAATTCAAGACTTTTATCGAACCCGTCGATTTAGCCTTGCGAACACGAAGGGGTTTCCCCCACGCGGCTTGGTCGTCAGCCTGCGCGAAGACAAATTTGTCAATCTGCGCATCGGCGAGCAATTTCACGTTGGTTTTTGTTTTCATCGTTTGCCTAAAAGATAAAGTGGGAAGCCTTGACAGACGAGCCGTCTGTCCTACTTTTTCAGCGCCTCCGCGCCGCCGACGATATCCATCAGCTCGCGCGTGATACTCGCTTGCCGGACTTTGTTGTAATACAGCGTGAGCTGAACGATCAACTCTTTGGCATTATC
This genomic window from candidate division KSB1 bacterium contains:
- a CDS encoding type II toxin-antitoxin system HicB family antitoxin gives rise to the protein MKVLNYRILLRKEPEGGYTVIVPSLPGCVTYGKNIDHATKMAREAIALYLESLIAHGEDIPNEDGTLEYTLSMKAYA